A window of bacterium genomic DNA:
CTAAAGCAAGCGCGGCCTCATCGCACTGATCCAGATCCAAACAGGTGCGGCCAAGCTGGTAACAGTACTCGGCACAGTCGGGCTCGAGTTCGGCGGCCATGCGGAAAATGGGCAACGCTTCCGCCGCCTTGCCGGCATCCCGCAGCGCGGCAGCGCGAGAGACCAGCTCGGTGATGGCATCGGCCACCGGTGGGGCAGTAGTAAGATTCGTAGACATGAAACCATCAGAAAAAACAGAGGAAAACGCGACCTTCTATTTTAATCGCTTTTGGTGTGCAGCGCAAAGCTTTTTCGCGGGATCGAGAAATTATTCGAAACGTTTAGCTGCTGTTTCTTTGATAGTTGTCCGAGATGTTGGATTTTGACCACTGTTGCCTCTCGGCAGGGCTAAGCCCTGCACCTGTGTCGCCTGCTCGGCGTCGTAAGGGTTCAACGTGGAGACGGGGTAGCTGCCTGCTCTGCTCCCCTTTCTCCATTTCATGGGGAAAGGGGCCGGGGGATGGGGGTCTGCGGGCAAAACGAAAAGAGGATCGGAATCCGTAGAAGGGGCACGATCCTCAGAGCGAGATCTCGGCTTCGCCGGACATGTCGTGCCCGTTCCTCAGCCCACAGAGAAAGGGCGACCTTTGCAGGCCACCCTTTCTTGTGTTTCGGTTCTTTTGGTGTGGACGGGCGGGAGCCCGGCCCCAGATGGCGTTATTTCAGCAGCAGCATTTTCCGGACGAACTGTTTATCGGCGGCGGACAGGATGGTGAAGTACATCCCACTGGGATAGGCTTGGGCATTCCACTCCACCGAGTAGAAGCCGGCACTCTGCCGCTGGCTGACCAGCGTGGTAACCTCCCGGCCCAGCACATCGAAGACTCTCAGGCGGACCTCGCAAGGCTGGGGAAGATCGTAACTAATCCGCGTGGCCGGGTTGAAGGGGTTGGGGTAGACCGCGTGCAGGGCAAAGACGGTGGGCAGCGGATGAAGCTGTTCTACGCGGTCGGGAATGTCCACGACGAAGCGGAAGGTATCACTGGTGATCGTGGTGTCGGGGAACAGCGAATGTGCGGTGACCCACCAGGAAACAGGGCGCGGCGGTGTCAGGTGCAGCGGCGCGAGGTTGAGAGTAGACATGCTATCCACGGGCGCGGCGACGGAGAAGGATGTGTCCGCAAGGGACAGATGAAGGGTGCAGCTCAGAGTGTCCCAATAGTCGGGATCGGACGCGCGGCCCCAGCGGAAGGTGACGGCGCTATCGGCAGTCAGGATCGAATCGTTGGCCGGGGCGATCAAGGTGAAGGGCAGCGGCGAGTGACCGGACTGCGGAAAGTAGAATGCACCAATATCTGGCCGGGTGTGGTCGGAATCTGAGGGGAGAGTCGAATCGCCGGCGTCGATGCAATGGGATGCGGCGGTGAGGTGGTAATCGTGGGCCACAGTATCGGCAAACAGCGGATTGACGAAGACATTCAGATACTGGTCCGAAGAGTCGCCACGGAAGTTGGTGCGGTTACGGCGACCTATGCCCGGGGGCATATCCGATAATCCATTTACGGAACCGAAGTTGGCAACGGTACTGCCATAGAAGTCGCAATGGGCAACCACAGCGCCTGCACTGAAATCGAATCCTAAAGCGATGCCACGGGTAAAGCTTATGATGGAATTGTCAAGTGTCACCGCACCGTAGCAGAAGATCCCTGCCTGATCCCCTGCATTATTCCGAAGGAACGTGCAGCGGGTAATTTGTGCGCCCGATATATATGCCGCGCTACCCTGAAGAGCGTCATTGCTGTCAAAGACGCACTCTTCGAAACGGGCGCTCGAGTAAACTCGAATGGCACCGCCATCCTCCGCCCAGTTTCCGTAGAACAAGCAGTTGGAGATCACCGCAGAATTGGCGTCAGCATCAATGGCTCCGCCACCATACCAACCGCCATTCGCGACGAAGGTGCAATGCGATACGTACGGGGCACCTTGCTGGTCAAGGAGCAGGCCGCCGCCCCATGCGCTGGATCTGTTATGGTTGAAGTAGCAATTTTCGAAGACCGCGTTCGAGGAGATACAGGCCGCTCCCGCCCCGCCATAGCCCGATCCCCCGCCATAGGGTGCAACGTTAAACCGGAATGTACACTGCTGGAAATGTGAGGTATCCGCCTGGCAGTAGACTCCGCCGCCGACGGCGCTATTCCCGTATTCGAAGACGCAATGATCAAAAGTGGGGCTGGTGCTGTATATGCGGACGTTGCCGTTATTGGAATTCGAAATACGGCAGTATGACATGCGACAACCGTAGGGAGAGTTGCGGAATTCCATGCCCTGCCAGTGGTTGGGGGAAGCTATTGTATCCGCCGTGATGATTATGGAATCCTCTTCGGTCCCCATTGCCAGAAGGAGTCCCCGAATGACAAATGAGCCTCGTGTAACAAACGTCAGTTGGGTTCCGGGCAGAAGAGTGAGAGTGTCCGCGGCATCCACCCAGATATCCTCCCCGACCAGAAATGTGCCTGGTCCCACCGTACCCCGCAAGGCTGCATGCAATTGGTTAGGTGACGAATTACTATGGCGGTTTTCGAAGGCACCTATGTCGGGATTGGATTCCTGCGGCCAAGGCCGTGCCAGATTGTCAAGATCCATCACAGGAATAGTCGCTGCCGCAAAAGAGGCCGCGAGGCAGCGGCTGGAGTCCTGCAGACGGAAGTTGCTACTGTCCGGGTTAACAAACAGCGGGTCAAACATCAGGTTCAGGCTGGCATCACATGAGTCACCCCAAAGATTGGTGCGGCTCCTGCGGCCCAAGCTGGAAGGAATCGCACCACTGAAGGCGGACCCTGCGCTGGAAAACACATCGCAACATACGGCGCTGATTGAGCCGGAGTTGACCACATGAACTCCGGTGCCTTGATCGGGCGAGGCCACGATGACATCAGCCAAGGCGAGGGCATCGTTGCGGGACCATACGGCGGCATCCGAGGCCGGATTATTGGCAACGGTACAGAAATTCATCGTGATCTGCGAACCGTCGGCGCTGAACATCCCGCCGCCGGATGGGGCCTGATTGCCGCTGATGAGACAGTTCACATAGTCCACATGAGCGGCAGAATCCCACACCCCGCCGCCACGTGCGGCACTGTTGCCCTGCATCCGGCAATTGTTCACCGTGGCTGAGAGGCGATGTCCCCGGAAATAGAGGCCGCCACCGTTCGCCGCGACGTTGCTATCTATTTGGCAACTGGCAAGTACCACATTGACAGGGTTGGATTCGAATGCGACGCCGCCGCCGGCCTGGCGAGTTCTGTTGCCGCGGACCATGCAGCGGGTAAGAATCGGACTGGATTCCAGCCCAAACAGGCCGCCGCCATCGCCAAGATGCGAGTAGCATCCGATGATCTCGCAATCGGTGAAGTTGGCATTGCCGTTGCTCCGGCAGTACACACCGCCACCGTCCAACAGAGCATAACAGTAGCGGATGGTGCAATAGGAAAGGGACGGAGAACAGTTTTGGACTTCGAGGCCGCCGCCGTAACGGTCATCGCCCGGCGAGGTGGCATAGCCGTACTCGATCACGCAATGCTGTAACGTGGTTGAGGTGGCCTGTAACAGACGGACTCCGCGCCAGCGGGACGGGTTCGCCACGGTGTCCGTGGTAAAGTAGATGGGACTGGCGGCTGTGCCGATAGCCCTCAGGGTGCCATACACATTAAAGCGGTAAGGGCCGTCAAAAAACACGGTAACGCCTGCGCCAACGCTCAAGGTGGTGCTCGTTCCCACAGTTACCGTGCGCTGGATCATGTAGGGGCTATGGGCGGAGGTCCAGGTGCCACTGATCAGGGAATCCGAGACCCAGGTGGTATCGGCATGGGCCAACGCGCAGGCGATCAGGACAAAGATCAAAACACTAACGGTGCGGCACATACACGGACTCCGGAAAAGTTCGAAGACAGAAGCCAAGATTCCAAGAAGCCAAAATCACGACAGCCACTATTTCAGCAGCAGCATTTTCCGGACGAACTGTTTATCGGCGGCGGTGAGGATGGTGAAGTACATCCCGCTGGGATAGGCCTGGGCATTCCACTCGACCACATAGGAGCCCGCGGGCATGTGCTGATCCACCAGCGTGGCCACTTGGCGGCCCAGCATATCGAAGACCTTCAGGCGGACCTCGCAAGGCTGGGGAAGATCGTAACTAATCCGTGTGGCCGGGTTGAAGGGGTTGGGGTAGACCGCATGCAGGGCAAAGACGGTAGGCAGCGGATGGCCTGCTCCCAAGCGGTTGGGGATACTCAGGACGAAGCGGAAGGTGTCGCTGGTAATGCTGGTATCGGGCAGAAGCGAATGCGCACTGACCCACCAGGAGATCAGGGTATCGTTGGGGATGCCCAGCGGGCGCAAGTCCATGGTGTACATAGTATCCTGATGTACGGACATCGCCATGGAGATTCCGGGAGCAGTTAGATGGAGATCGTAAGTTACGGTATCCGCTGCATCGGGATCTATGCTGGCACTCCACACAAAGGCTACCGCGCTATCGGTGGTAAGGATCGAATCATTGGCCGGGGAGATCAGCGTAAAGGGCTGCGGGGGGCGTGGAGGCAAGGTGTGCAGGGTGATCAGAAAGGTATCACTGGCAACACTGGTGTTCGGGTAACAGGAATGGGTCATGACCCACCAGTGCAGGGGGGTGTCTGTAGGGAAATGCAGCCCGTGGAGGTTGATGCTGAGGGCGGTGTCCTGCTGCATGTACACGGAGACGATGGTATCGGGCGCTTGAAGCTTCAGAACATAGGTCACCGTATCCCAGCGGTCCGGATCGGAACTGCGATTCCAGGCAAAGTCCGCAAAACGGTCGACCGTGAAAGTGGAACTGTCGGCCGGGGAGATCAGCGCGCAGGCGAGGGGTGGGTGAGCGGCCTGTGTAAAGGCGAAGGCGCCGATGTCCGCAAAGCTGCCGTCGGAGTCATGCGTCAAACCGGAATCACCCGCATCAATGCAGGGCGACGTTTCGGTGAGGTGAAAGTCATGCGCGGCGGTATCGGCGAAGAGGGGGTTCAGGAAGACATTGAGGTATTGATCGGAGGAATCACCGCGCGCATTGGTACGGGAAAGGGTGCCGATTCCCACAGGCCGGTAATTGACGGCTCCCGAGAAGTTGCCGCCGCTGTTGGCGAAGAAATCGCAAAACCGGACGGTGACGCCGGAGGTTTGCTGAAATTTGATTCCCGCACCCTGAGAGTTGCCGATGATGGTGCTGGTAATACGTGGAGTGGAGGAGGTCGACGCCGAAACCGTGATGCCGGCGGCATCAGACGTGGTTCCGGCATTGCCGGAAAGCGTACAACGGCGGACAATGGCGTTGTTCGTAACGTACAAGGTCCCACCCGAATGGCCCGTGAAAAGACACTCCTCAAACAGAGGGGTCCCTGTATACTCCATATAGGCGGCTCCACCATGAGTCGCCAAGTTTTGAGTGAACTGACACCGTGAGAAGGTCAGGGGACCGCGTACATACGCGGCGCCGCCAATTCCGCTGGCGGTGTTCAGGCTGAACTGGCAGTCAGCGAAGACCATCGTATTACCGGAAACGCTGACCGCGCCGCCGGAAGCGGCGCTGTTCTGGAAAAATTGGCACTGGGAGAACACCGCACCACCCGAACCATAAACCACGCCACCTTCATTTGCGGAGTTCATTGTAAATGCGCAGCGGGTGAAGTTGGGATTTCCGGAGAAGTAAACTCCTCCACCGACGTTGTAGTACCCTGTCAATGCGCGATTGTTTGAGAAGTCGCAATCCTGAAAGACCGCATGGGTGGTGTTACCGGCCATGCCGCCTTCATTGCCGGTGAACGAACAAAAGAGGAAGCGGGAACTGTCGTAGTTGCAGGTTACCCCCCTGCGCCCACGCTCAAATCCGCAATGGGAAAACACCGGATTGGTTTGGTTAATCGAAACGTTGGAGTTGCCATTGCCTGAAGGAATCGACGCGGCGGAGAAGCGGCAATAGGTCAGCGAACACCCCCGCACGGAGAAGATGAATTGCAGACCCGTCCAGCGCTGCGGGAACACCACGGTATCCACGGTAAGAATCACGGAGTCCTGTTCGGTCCCCAAGGCCTTCAACAGGCCATAGACAAGCAGGCCCGTGCCTCCCGCGAAACTCAACGTGGTTCCGGCCGCAAGAGTCAGCGTATCGTTCGTGCGCACGGCCACATTTTCACCCACGAGAAAACGTCCAGGGCCGATCAGGCCGCTGAGATTGCCCGTGAGATGAGGTACGGGACTGCTGAGGCGGTTTTCATACGCGCCCATGTCCGGCTGGGAATTCGACGGTGACGGGCGGGACAGGCCTTCAAAATCATTATAGAACTGATGAGTGAGGTCCTGACTCGCGGCCAGGCAGTGGCTGGAATCGCTGAGGCGGTAGTTGGCGCTGTCGGGATTGACGAAGCGGGGGTCCAGCAGCAGATTGAGGGCCACATCACAGGAGTCGCCCCACGGATTGATCCGCGTCAACTGGCCAAGGTTCTGCGGCGTATTGCCGGAAAACGGGCCGGTGGCATTGGCGTAGAAATCGTTGTACGTAATCTGCGCCGAGCGCGGCAGCGAGAAGTAAACCCCTGAGCCCTGCGCCGTGCGGCTGATGATGGAACCGGTCAGGATGATCGAGTCATTACGGCAGTGGAGGGCTGCGGTGGACGACTGATTGTCGTCCAGTGTGACAAAGTTGAGGGTGTTGCGGGAATTGTCCCCGCTGTAGAGTGCGCCACCCTGAGCGGCCACGTTGCTGTTGAACAGACAGTTGACATAGCTCACGATGGCGGAGGTGTCGAAGGCTGCGCCGCCCCGGGTGGCGGTGTTGCCGCTGAAAACACATTGGCGCATGGTTGCCGCGCCGTTCCAGTACCGGGAACAGACGAAAAGTCCGCCGCCGTCCCCAGCCGAATTGCCGTCAAAGACACAATTCGAGACAGCAATGTTGGGCTGGTGCATGAGCAGCCCGACGCCGCCACCGCTCAAAGTTGTACGATTGCCGCGGAAGGTACACCGGGTCAGTTGCGGGCCGCTGTTGCGGCTGAACAGGCCGCCGCCACCGCCGAGCTGGGAAACGCAGTTCAGGATATCACAATCGGTGAAGGCAGGCGTCCCGCCATCGCGGCAATAGATACCGCCGCCATCCAGCAGCGCATGACAGCGGCGGATGGTGCAGCGGGAAAAGGTGGGGGAGCAGTTCTGAACTTCGATCCCGCCGCCGTAGCGGTCATCGCCCGGAGAGGCGCCGAGCCCATCCTCGATGAGGCAGTAACTCATGGCCGACGTATTGTTCGCCGTAAGGAAGCGCACGCCCCGCCAGCGGGAAGGATTGGCCAAAGTGTCCGTGGTGAAGCGGATGGAATCGGTTACCGTGCCAAGGGCCTGGAGGGTGCCGCGCACATTGAAGCGGTATGGACCCACAAAGCAGACCGAGACGCCGGGACCGATGGTCAGTGTCTGCGCCGCGCCCACCGTTACCGTGCGCTGAATCATGTAGGGGCTGTGGGCGGAGGTCCACGTGCCACTGATCAGCGAGTCCGAGACCCAAGTGGTGTCGGCATAGGCGAGGGCAGCAAAGGCTAAGAGAGCAAGAAGTAGAGTGGTAGCGCGGGGCATGGGCATGGCTTCCTTGAAAACAGGTACTCCGCAGGAGAGGGGTCCGACGGTTTGGCTAAAGGTACAGAAATCAGGTTACAAGATCGGCGGT
This region includes:
- a CDS encoding right-handed parallel beta-helix repeat-containing protein, whose protein sequence is MPRATTLLLALLAFAALAYADTTWVSDSLISGTWTSAHSPYMIQRTVTVGAAQTLTIGPGVSVCFVGPYRFNVRGTLQALGTVTDSIRFTTDTLANPSRWRGVRFLTANNTSAMSYCLIEDGLGASPGDDRYGGGIEVQNCSPTFSRCTIRRCHALLDGGGIYCRDGGTPAFTDCDILNCVSQLGGGGGLFSRNSGPQLTRCTFRGNRTTLSGGGVGLLMHQPNIAVSNCVFDGNSAGDGGGLFVCSRYWNGAATMRQCVFSGNTATRGGAAFDTSAIVSYVNCLFNSNVAAQGGALYSGDNSRNTLNFVTLDDNQSSTAALHCRNDSIILTGSIISRTAQGSGVYFSLPRSAQITYNDFYANATGPFSGNTPQNLGQLTRINPWGDSCDVALNLLLDPRFVNPDSANYRLSDSSHCLAASQDLTHQFYNDFEGLSRPSPSNSQPDMGAYENRLSSPVPHLTGNLSGLIGPGRFLVGENVAVRTNDTLTLAAGTTLSFAGGTGLLVYGLLKALGTEQDSVILTVDTVVFPQRWTGLQFIFSVRGCSLTYCRFSAASIPSGNGNSNVSINQTNPVFSHCGFERGRRGVTCNYDSSRFLFCSFTGNEGGMAGNTTHAVFQDCDFSNNRALTGYYNVGGGVYFSGNPNFTRCAFTMNSANEGGVVYGSGGAVFSQCQFFQNSAASGGAVSVSGNTMVFADCQFSLNTASGIGGAAYVRGPLTFSRCQFTQNLATHGGAAYMEYTGTPLFEECLFTGHSGGTLYVTNNAIVRRCTLSGNAGTTSDAAGITVSASTSSTPRITSTIIGNSQGAGIKFQQTSGVTVRFCDFFANSGGNFSGAVNYRPVGIGTLSRTNARGDSSDQYLNVFLNPLFADTAAHDFHLTETSPCIDAGDSGLTHDSDGSFADIGAFAFTQAAHPPLACALISPADSSTFTVDRFADFAWNRSSDPDRWDTVTYVLKLQAPDTIVSVYMQQDTALSINLHGLHFPTDTPLHWWVMTHSCYPNTSVASDTFLITLHTLPPRPPQPFTLISPANDSILTTDSAVAFVWSASIDPDAADTVTYDLHLTAPGISMAMSVHQDTMYTMDLRPLGIPNDTLISWWVSAHSLLPDTSITSDTFRFVLSIPNRLGAGHPLPTVFALHAVYPNPFNPATRISYDLPQPCEVRLKVFDMLGRQVATLVDQHMPAGSYVVEWNAQAYPSGMYFTILTAADKQFVRKMLLLK
- a CDS encoding right-handed parallel beta-helix repeat-containing protein, with product MCRTVSVLIFVLIACALAHADTTWVSDSLISGTWTSAHSPYMIQRTVTVGTSTTLSVGAGVTVFFDGPYRFNVYGTLRAIGTAASPIYFTTDTVANPSRWRGVRLLQATSTTLQHCVIEYGYATSPGDDRYGGGLEVQNCSPSLSYCTIRYCYALLDGGGVYCRSNGNANFTDCEIIGCYSHLGDGGGLFGLESSPILTRCMVRGNRTRQAGGGVAFESNPVNVVLASCQIDSNVAANGGGLYFRGHRLSATVNNCRMQGNSAARGGGVWDSAAHVDYVNCLISGNQAPSGGGMFSADGSQITMNFCTVANNPASDAAVWSRNDALALADVIVASPDQGTGVHVVNSGSISAVCCDVFSSAGSAFSGAIPSSLGRRSRTNLWGDSCDASLNLMFDPLFVNPDSSNFRLQDSSRCLAASFAAATIPVMDLDNLARPWPQESNPDIGAFENRHSNSSPNQLHAALRGTVGPGTFLVGEDIWVDAADTLTLLPGTQLTFVTRGSFVIRGLLLAMGTEEDSIIITADTIASPNHWQGMEFRNSPYGCRMSYCRISNSNNGNVRIYSTSPTFDHCVFEYGNSAVGGGVYCQADTSHFQQCTFRFNVAPYGGGSGYGGAGAACISSNAVFENCYFNHNRSSAWGGGLLLDQQGAPYVSHCTFVANGGWYGGGAIDADANSAVISNCLFYGNWAEDGGAIRVYSSARFEECVFDSNDALQGSAAYISGAQITRCTFLRNNAGDQAGIFCYGAVTLDNSIISFTRGIALGFDFSAGAVVAHCDFYGSTVANFGSVNGLSDMPPGIGRRNRTNFRGDSSDQYLNVFVNPLFADTVAHDYHLTAASHCIDAGDSTLPSDSDHTRPDIGAFYFPQSGHSPLPFTLIAPANDSILTADSAVTFRWGRASDPDYWDTLSCTLHLSLADTSFSVAAPVDSMSTLNLAPLHLTPPRPVSWWVTAHSLFPDTTITSDTFRFVVDIPDRVEQLHPLPTVFALHAVYPNPFNPATRISYDLPQPCEVRLRVFDVLGREVTTLVSQRQSAGFYSVEWNAQAYPSGMYFTILSAADKQFVRKMLLLK